TGATTAGCCGCACTCTTGTACCAAGAGGTTCGAACACATGTCGGCAGTCAACCATGCCGTGCAGCTTTTCGAATATGGCGGACCGGAATGCCTCCGCGTCGTAGACCTTCCAATCCCGACTCCAGGTTCCGGCGAGGTGCGGGTCCGAGTGCTCGCTTCTTCGGTGAATTATACTGAGACCCTCCTCAGGCAGCACCTCTATCCGCAAACCGCAGCTTACAAGCTACCGTTCGTCATGGGCTACGACGTCGTCGGTGAGATTGACGAGGTCCATCCCGACGTCGTCCAGTTCAAAGTCGGTGACCGCGTTGCCGACATGACGGTCGTCGGCTCAGACGCGACTTATCGCCTGCTCAAGGCGAAGGACCTCACAATCGTCCCACAGGGGATCGATCCAGCCGAAGCAGCGACACTGATCTTAAGCTGGACTACGGCGTATCAAATGCTGCACCGCTCGGCGAAGGTGAAGCCGGGTCAGCGCATTCTCGTCCACGGTGCCGGCGGGGCGGTTGGCCAGGCGCTGCTCTCGCTCGCTCGGATCGCCGCATTGAGACCTGGGGAGCTGCGAACAGCAAGCACTCGGGGCTGATCCGGGAACTCGGAGCGACGCCGATCGACTGCGAGCACGAAGACTTCGCGAAGGTCCTGCCGGACGGGTTCGACGTCGTGTTCGACGACATCGGTGAGGATGGATACCGGCGTTCATTCCAGTCGCTCAGGCGCGGCGGCCTCCTTGTCGCAATCGGCTTTTGCGCGAG
This portion of the Sphingomonas limnosediminicola genome encodes:
- a CDS encoding alcohol dehydrogenase catalytic domain-containing protein — its product is MSAVNHAVQLFEYGGPECLRVVDLPIPTPGSGEVRVRVLASSVNYTETLLRQHLYPQTAAYKLPFVMGYDVVGEIDEVHPDVVQFKVGDRVADMTVVGSDATYRLLKAKDLTIVPQGIDPAEAATLILSWTTAYQMLHRSAKVKPGQRILVHGAGGAVGQALLSLARIAALRPGELRTASTRG